In Leptospira perdikensis, one genomic interval encodes:
- a CDS encoding toxin-antitoxin system YwqK family antitoxin: MTSTSTPIKDNSIWIFISLLTFILLVGIGFGPCKATAERPSSVPKEAGFEKKTNHYQWTGEGLYREWYENGNLVAEVPVNGLAQPDGYGRKLNYLTGTTIMEGKFINGERDGLWKFYFSDGKPYIEQNYKPGNRKKQLWIQTSELGNETGSYHRYFRSGRLNEKGFFDGGFRTGDWVRYYPDTKVEEKGSYENDKKVGEWLYYYPTGTKEASELYSNEGELLSRSTYYPSGELWCLLRKGKEPECH; this comes from the coding sequence ATGACATCCACATCCACACCCATTAAAGACAATTCAATTTGGATTTTTATATCCTTATTAACTTTTATATTGTTAGTTGGTATAGGTTTTGGCCCTTGTAAGGCTACGGCCGAAAGACCAAGTTCAGTTCCTAAAGAGGCTGGGTTTGAAAAGAAAACCAACCACTACCAATGGACCGGCGAAGGTTTATACCGGGAATGGTATGAAAATGGGAATCTCGTAGCAGAGGTTCCGGTGAATGGTTTGGCCCAACCTGATGGATATGGAAGGAAACTCAATTATCTGACAGGGACTACAATCATGGAAGGTAAGTTTATCAATGGGGAGAGAGATGGGCTTTGGAAGTTTTATTTTTCTGATGGGAAACCTTATATTGAACAAAATTACAAACCGGGAAACAGAAAAAAACAACTCTGGATCCAAACTTCTGAACTTGGGAATGAAACAGGATCTTATCATCGTTACTTCCGCAGTGGTCGTTTGAACGAAAAAGGTTTTTTTGATGGTGGTTTTCGCACGGGAGACTGGGTGCGTTATTACCCAGATACAAAAGTGGAAGAAAAAGGAAGTTATGAGAACGATAAAAAAGTAGGGGAATGGTTGTATTATTATCCTACAGGAACAAAAGAAGCTTCAGAATTGTATTCCAATGAGGGAGAACTATTATCGCGTTCTACTTATTATCCAAGTGGAGAATTATGGTGTTTGTTGCGTAAAGGAAAAGAACCAGAGTGCCATTAG
- a CDS encoding mechanosensitive ion channel family protein gives MGGGSFKEFYLDLNPLTLLIRSNRDFAETMILFGYMVVFAVFSYKITMILVERIKPAPDAVHEYNRRKVARMGFLLVFGIAYLPIIFSSLSLLPTVLGLAGAGIVISLKEVWLNMVGWFMIMGANGFKVGDRIELDNIKGDVVNIGFFKFTLLEIASDPRFEQSTNRLIHFPNYNIVLHRFFIVSETMDFVWDEFKVYLDISSNWEKAEKICAQILHEELVLAPELVESKIREMSKNYLVRLGKTTPIVYTSLEPEGTILMCLRYLTPIRSKRLNRILISKEILIKFKNENDIHIHTH, from the coding sequence ATGGGTGGAGGTAGTTTTAAAGAATTCTATTTGGATTTAAATCCACTAACGTTGCTAATACGGTCGAATCGTGATTTTGCGGAAACTATGATCCTATTTGGATACATGGTTGTGTTTGCTGTTTTCTCTTATAAAATTACTATGATTCTTGTCGAAAGAATCAAACCAGCTCCTGATGCCGTCCATGAGTACAATCGCCGGAAAGTGGCTCGTATGGGTTTCCTTTTGGTTTTCGGCATTGCTTACCTACCGATTATTTTTTCTAGTTTGTCATTACTGCCAACTGTCCTTGGTCTTGCGGGTGCCGGGATTGTCATTTCACTCAAAGAAGTTTGGTTGAATATGGTCGGTTGGTTTATGATTATGGGAGCCAATGGATTTAAAGTAGGAGACCGGATCGAACTTGATAACATCAAAGGTGATGTTGTCAATATTGGTTTTTTTAAATTCACATTACTCGAAATTGCATCTGACCCAAGGTTCGAACAATCCACGAACAGACTCATTCATTTTCCCAATTATAATATTGTTCTACACCGTTTTTTCATCGTTTCAGAAACGATGGATTTTGTTTGGGATGAATTTAAAGTTTATTTAGATATTAGTTCCAATTGGGAAAAAGCAGAAAAAATTTGTGCCCAAATCCTACATGAAGAATTGGTATTAGCACCTGAGCTCGTGGAATCAAAAATTCGTGAGATGTCAAAAAACTATCTAGTGAGACTTGGCAAAACCACTCCCATTGTGTATACTTCCTTAGAACCTGAAGGAACCATTCTTATGTGTTTACGTTACCTCACACCAATAAGGTCTAAACGACTTAACCGAATCCTTATCTCCAAAGAAATCCTTATTAAGTTCAAAAATGAAAATGACATCCACATCCACACCCATTAA
- the aroB gene encoding 3-dehydroquinate synthase, with amino-acid sequence MKLSEREIIGQGFRYPIELHEDFQGLAEKLNALPKVSKVYVLTSREIAGIYEKYITKELKTLKVPFSFIYLKPGEKNKHIDRVKKVYNQLIETDADRKAVVIAFGGGVVGDFAGFIAATYQRGIRFVQVPTTLLACVDSSVGGKVAVNVDSGKNMVGAFYQPEFVFAPLFTLSTLPEKEWSCGLAEITKHAFLDGGSFLDKISKSKRSDFYADSPTLRYAIEESVRVKSGIVSQDEKESGLRAVLNLGHTTGHAIESLTQYKKYSHGEAVAVGLVTALMLSRELAGFSDSNFQKAITLMKQLELPTVLEEKPDLVLGHMEHDKKKEGSSLKFVLLEDFGKPKFGVSIERKTILEILKRQRGKF; translated from the coding sequence ATGAAGTTGTCGGAACGTGAAATTATAGGACAGGGTTTTCGTTACCCGATTGAATTACACGAAGACTTCCAAGGCCTGGCTGAAAAACTAAATGCACTTCCAAAAGTCTCTAAAGTCTATGTCCTTACGAGCCGTGAAATTGCTGGGATCTACGAAAAATACATAACCAAAGAACTAAAAACCCTAAAAGTTCCTTTTTCTTTTATTTATTTAAAACCTGGTGAAAAGAACAAACACATCGATCGAGTGAAAAAAGTCTACAACCAACTCATTGAAACGGATGCAGACAGAAAGGCTGTGGTCATCGCTTTTGGTGGAGGTGTTGTTGGAGACTTTGCCGGCTTCATTGCCGCCACCTATCAAAGGGGAATACGGTTTGTACAAGTTCCTACAACTCTCTTAGCTTGTGTTGATTCATCTGTTGGCGGAAAGGTTGCAGTCAATGTAGATTCTGGAAAAAATATGGTAGGTGCTTTTTACCAACCAGAGTTTGTATTTGCACCTCTATTTACTCTTTCCACTTTACCAGAAAAGGAATGGAGTTGTGGTCTTGCTGAAATCACAAAACACGCATTTCTTGATGGGGGCAGCTTTTTAGATAAAATTTCCAAGTCAAAACGATCTGATTTTTATGCCGATTCACCAACTCTTCGTTATGCGATTGAGGAGTCAGTACGAGTGAAATCAGGGATTGTTTCACAAGATGAAAAAGAATCCGGGTTACGTGCGGTATTGAACTTAGGTCATACCACAGGCCATGCCATCGAATCCTTAACTCAGTATAAAAAATATTCACATGGTGAAGCTGTGGCTGTTGGCCTTGTTACAGCCTTAATGTTATCACGTGAACTTGCTGGGTTTTCTGATTCTAATTTTCAAAAAGCAATCACACTAATGAAACAATTAGAATTACCAACCGTGTTAGAGGAAAAGCCTGACTTGGTTCTGGGACATATGGAACATGATAAAAAAAAGGAAGGTTCTTCCTTGAAGTTTGTTTTATTAGAAGATTTTGGAAAACCGAAGTTTGGTGTTTCTATTGAAAGAAAAACAATTCTTGAAATTCTAAAACGTCAAAGAGGAAAGTTCTAG
- a CDS encoding NUDIX domain-containing protein — translation MIEFLLKSKSMRVRVAALIQDPKGKILLVQQQKKQSGYWLLPGGGIEFGESGEEALKRELKEELSLEVSQVEFLFLNESIDPHKKRHLIQIVFLTKVKALLPVLNPKEKAISGFGYFTTKEILSMDIRPDIKHYFRAKSTNKPRYISSPWVNEP, via the coding sequence ATGATTGAATTTTTATTAAAATCCAAATCGATGCGGGTTCGTGTGGCAGCCCTCATCCAAGATCCTAAAGGTAAAATTTTGCTTGTACAACAGCAAAAAAAACAATCGGGGTATTGGTTACTTCCTGGCGGTGGAATTGAATTTGGGGAGTCGGGAGAAGAGGCCCTCAAACGAGAACTAAAAGAAGAGTTGTCTCTGGAAGTAAGCCAAGTAGAATTTTTATTTTTAAATGAATCCATTGATCCACATAAAAAACGCCATCTCATCCAAATTGTTTTTTTAACTAAGGTAAAAGCTTTGTTACCAGTTCTCAATCCCAAAGAAAAGGCCATTTCTGGATTTGGATATTTTACAACTAAAGAAATTTTATCTATGGACATTCGTCCGGATATAAAACATTACTTCCGGGCTAAAAGTACAAATAAACCTAGATATATTTCCAGCCCATGGGTGAATGAACCATGA
- the rnc gene encoding ribonuclease III, with product MPNSIRIKLPPERISSLKELQSLTKTQFKDISLLHLAFVHRSFANEDSDRYLSDNERLEFLGDSVLGILAAEFLYQSLPKGKEGKLAKLKSKMVSAPAIAKLARAYRFPEFLLLGRGEREKGESNTNLQADSFEAFLGALYLDQGLEICRKFLTPHFQVMEKGVDDAEETKDYKTILQEFCQKKWKKLPEYSVMKEEGPDHDKEFLVSVLCESHFQTNGEGKNKRRAEQMAAKAALRFLKIL from the coding sequence TTGCCGAACTCGATTCGTATCAAACTTCCCCCCGAAAGAATTTCCTCTCTCAAAGAACTTCAATCTCTTACAAAAACCCAGTTTAAGGATATTTCGCTTCTCCACCTAGCGTTTGTTCATAGGTCATTTGCAAATGAAGACTCGGATCGTTATCTATCTGATAATGAACGTTTGGAGTTTTTAGGAGACTCGGTTCTTGGTATCCTTGCTGCCGAGTTTTTATACCAGTCCCTTCCCAAAGGAAAAGAAGGAAAATTAGCCAAATTAAAAAGTAAAATGGTTTCTGCTCCTGCCATTGCGAAGTTAGCAAGAGCGTATCGATTTCCTGAATTTTTACTTCTAGGTCGAGGGGAGAGAGAAAAAGGGGAATCTAATACCAATCTCCAAGCAGATAGCTTTGAAGCCTTCCTTGGTGCTCTTTACCTGGACCAAGGCCTTGAGATTTGCCGTAAATTCCTCACACCTCATTTTCAGGTGATGGAAAAGGGAGTTGATGATGCAGAAGAGACAAAAGATTACAAAACCATTTTGCAGGAATTTTGCCAAAAGAAATGGAAAAAATTACCTGAATATTCTGTGATGAAAGAAGAGGGTCCTGACCACGACAAAGAGTTTCTAGTTTCTGTTCTTTGCGAAAGTCATTTCCAAACCAATGGGGAAGGAAAAAACAAACGTCGGGCAGAACAGATGGCAGCAAAGGCCGCTCTCCGTTTTCTAAAAATACTATGA
- the acpP gene encoding acyl carrier protein, which translates to MADFDKIKSIIVEQLGVDESEVTPEAHFINDLGADSLDTVELVMALEEEFGVEISDEDAEKIQTVGDVIKFIDKLKG; encoded by the coding sequence ATGGCAGATTTCGATAAAATTAAGTCAATCATCGTAGAACAACTTGGCGTTGATGAGTCAGAAGTAACACCTGAGGCTCACTTCATCAATGATCTTGGTGCTGACTCTCTTGATACAGTTGAGTTAGTTATGGCTCTTGAAGAAGAGTTTGGTGTGGAAATTTCTGACGAAGACGCAGAAAAAATCCAAACCGTAGGCGATGTAATTAAATTCATCGATAAACTTAAGGGGTAA